The Edaphobacter flagellatus sequence TGGATATAGGGGTATTCTCCGCCGAGAACAAGCTTCTCTTTCGGTGCAGGCCACTTCTTTTCCAACTCTGTCTCCAGCGACTTGAGGAGAGCACCACTCTTGATTGCTGCAGAGGGCATCTGCGCATCGTTGGCTGCTTGCATCGTAGGCGCGACGCCGTGGTCGCCCGACAAGGCCACGATGACGTTCTGCAGGCCGACCTGTTTGTCGAGGAAGGTAAAGAAGTCGTTCAAGGAGATGTCTACGGCGTCGATCATCGCGCGCTGCTGCGGAGAGTCTGGCCCAACCTTGTGCCCGAGGATATCGGTATTGCTGATCGAGATGGTCAGCATGTCGGTTACGGCGCCTTTGCCGAGGTTCTCGTTTTTCACCAGAGCCTTGACGAAGTTCATCATGTACTGCACGGCGGCCGGTTTCTGGCCGACCTCTTCATAGAAGTTGCCTGAAGGCACGCCTACGGCAGCGCGGGCTTTGGAGCGCTCGTCGCTTGCGTTGAAGGCCTTCGCCCACTCGGGAAGCTCGGACATCCAGTAGGTGGATGAGATAAAGGCACCGGAGTCGTGATCGGTCCAGAAGGCACCATTGGTGGCATGGCCTGAGGTCAGAATGGCAGCTCTGTCCTTGAAGGAGACACCGAAGACTTTGGCGCGGCCCTGCGTTGCCAGCTTGAGCTCATCGCCGAGCGTAGAAGCTGCTTCGCGATGCGGGGAGGCTCCGGGAGAAACCTCGCCTCCGGCCGGCACACCCACCAGCTTGTAGCGCGTATCGCTGACGGAGCTGACAAGCTCCAGCTTGCCGTTTTCATCACGCTCCCACCATTCGTTGATGGGGATTCTGTGTCCATCGGTGTAGCTGCCCGTGCCGATGGTCGAATGGCCAGCCGCAGTTACGAGGTTGGCATAGTCGTAATAGCAGTCTGTAAAGTGAGCGCCTTTTTTGAGGAAGAGATTGAACCCGTTCGGCGTCTTGAAGTCGTCCCGGTAACGGTCGAGATAATCGCCGCGGAACTGATCGATCACCAGCACAACAACCAGCTTTGGCGTGGCATGGTAAGCATCGGCGCGAGCAGGAGTCGCACCGGGCAGAGCAAGAGCGATAACAAGCAGAAGAGCAGTAAGGCTGCGCATTTGTTTTAGAGTACCTGCATTTCAATTCTTACAAACCTTACAAAGTCTTACATTTTTGTGCTCGATACGCTCCCTCTGCCCGGCCAAGGCAAAACCGCTAGAATAGAAACAATGATCGATCTGGCATTTGTCCGGGCAAACCTGCCCGTTGTTGAGGAAAAACTGCGTGCCCGCGGCATGGACCCAGCCGCTGCTCTGGGCGATTTCGGCGCAATTGACCGTGAACGCCGCGAGGCTATTACACAGGTAGAGACGCTGAAGGCTCGCCGCAACAAGCTCACGGAAGAGATCGCACGGCTTCGCAAGTCGGGCGCGGACGCTTCGGCCCAGACGGAAGAGACTCGCACACTGAAGGCCGAGGTCGAAGCGCTGGAGTCTCGCGCGACGCTTGCCGACGAGCGGCTGCAGGGCATCCTGCAGACGATTCCGAATCTGCCGCAGGACGATGTTCCTTTGGGCACGGACGAGCATGGCAATCGCGAAGAGAAGCTCTGGGGCACGAAGCCTGCGTTTGATTTCACGCCGAAGCCGCACTGGGAGCTGGGCGAGGCGTTGAACATTCTGGACTTCAACCGAGCGGCCAAGGTTTCCGGCTCACGCTTCGTCATTCACTTCGGCGCGGGGGCCAGGCTGGAGCGGGCGCTGGCGAATTTCATGCTCGACCTGCATACGCGCGAGCATGGATATACCGAGGTGCTGCCGCCTTACATGGTCAATTCGAAGTCGCTGTTCGGCACGGGCCAACTGCCCAAGTTCGCCGAAGATCTTTTTCATTGCGACGATAAAGGGCCGTATACGCCGGGTGAGCTACAGGACGGCGATCACTGGCTGATTCCCACGGCCGAGGTGCCGGTCACGAATCTGCTTCGCGATGAGACGCTGGACGAGGGTCAGCTTTCGGTCTCCTGGTGCGCTTATACGCCGTGCTTCCGCTCCGAGGCGGGCAGCTATGGCAAGGACGTGCGTGGCATGATCCGCCAGCATCAGTTCCAGAAGGTTGAGCTGGTAAAGTTCACGACGCCGGCGAAGTCGAACGAGGAGCACGAAGCGCTGACGCGTCATGCGGAGACGGTGCTAGAGAAGCTGGGTCTTCCCTACCGGCGCATGCTTCTGTGCACGGGCGACATGGGGTTTGCGTCCTCGAAGACCTACGATCTTGAGGTCTGGCTGCCGGGCCAGGGGCTTTATCGCGAGATCAGCTCCTGCTCCAACTTCCTCGACTTCCAGGCGCGGCGCGCGAATATCCGTTATCGCCCGGCAGGGGCGAAGAAGTCGGAGTATCTGCATACGCTTAACGGCTCCGGCCTGGCTGTGGGCCGCACGTACCTGGCGATTCTGGAGAACTACCAGCAGGCCGATGGATCGGTGCGCGTTCCGGAGGCTCTGGTTCCGTACATGAATGGCCAGACGGTTATCACAAAACAGGAGCATGCCTGATGCTCAAGACACTCAGCTCTTACTTCTGGTGGACCTATGAACGCGGCAGCATTCAGTACGACATTATGGTCTCACTGATTCTTCTCTTTCTCTTCGTCGGGCCGCGCTTTATCGACTTCAAGGACCGGCCGGTCGAGACGGTCGCCCTGCACTCGTCGGAGGTGCTGGTCAAAGAGGCAGGCATACATGGCGACACCAGCCGCTTTATGTATCAGATTCGTGCTGACGATATCCAGAAGGCCGTCGATGGCGATGCTACGGACTCTGCTCTGCGCGCGGCGATCATCCGCATTATTGAGCCCATCGCGGGCGAGGTGACGTTAGAGCGCTACGAGGTGGTTCGCGATGCTCAGGGGCACGTTATTGCCTACAATGCATGGATCACGCGGTAAGCACTATTTTGAATTCAAACCCATCCGCACCATCTGCATCTAACCTGTGCGGAGAGGAACGATACGAATGAAGAAGACCTTTCTTACCCTGTTGTTTGCTTATCTGCTCAGCCCCCTCGCAGCGTCCGCGCAGGTGAAGGCCGGCGAACTCGACGCGGTGCTGCGCCAGATGGATGCGGGCAGCGCGAAGTTCAAGACCGCCGAAGCTGACTTTCAATGGGACTTCTACGAGCGCGTCGTCAAAGAGACGACGACGCAGCATGGCACGATCTATTTCAAAAAAGACGGCACCAAGCTTGAGATGGGAGCCAAAGTTCTGCCTCCGCAGGCGAAGTTTGTCGCTTACAAGGATGGCAAGCTCAGCCTCTTCGATCCGGGGACGCACGACCTGAAGCTCTTTGCCGCAGGTCAGAACAAGGCCCAGTATGAGAGCTTGCTAACGCTGGGCTTCGGCGGCAGCGGCAGCGACCTGGCAAAGGCATGGACCATCACCGACCTGGGTAATGAGCAGCTCTCAGACGGAGCCAACACGGTCACCACGACGAAGCTCGATCTGGTGTCGAAGGATGCCAACGGGCGCAACATGTTTACGCACATCGTTATCTGGATCGATCCGGCGCGCGCCATCTCGCTCAAGCAGCAGTTTTTCACGCCTTCGGGAGACTACCGCACTGCGATCTACACCAACATCCGCTACAACCAGCCGGTCAACGCCAAACCGTATCAGTTCAAAAAGTAGTTTTTGACTGAACTAGGTCAGCGGCTTCAAGTCTTCAAAGACTGTAGGAATGAGCTCTGACACCGTCGGGTGAATGTGCACCGAATGCGTGAGCAGTGTATAGGGTTGCTTCGCATACATCGCGGTCAAGATGCAGT is a genomic window containing:
- a CDS encoding alkaline phosphatase family protein; protein product: MRSLTALLLVIALALPGATPARADAYHATPKLVVVLVIDQFRGDYLDRYRDDFKTPNGFNLFLKKGAHFTDCYYDYANLVTAAGHSTIGTGSYTDGHRIPINEWWERDENGKLELVSSVSDTRYKLVGVPAGGEVSPGASPHREAASTLGDELKLATQGRAKVFGVSFKDRAAILTSGHATNGAFWTDHDSGAFISSTYWMSELPEWAKAFNASDERSKARAAVGVPSGNFYEEVGQKPAAVQYMMNFVKALVKNENLGKGAVTDMLTISISNTDILGHKVGPDSPQQRAMIDAVDISLNDFFTFLDKQVGLQNVIVALSGDHGVAPTMQAANDAQMPSAAIKSGALLKSLETELEKKWPAPKEKLVLGGEYPYIQLNQKAFESLHVSELDAEEAAADAVKTLLANDGSLAVKRSKAAVPAAREADPLGEPVIYPVAKMRTGEIPNTELGNRILHSYSPYVGWAIWMNFGAFQFPGGETGATHYSSFAYDRHVPLDFFGAPFIPGTYHDRVAPVDIAATFASILRINQPSSIEGHILTQVMKHDTSISAVHAASQKEAVK
- the serS gene encoding serine--tRNA ligase; this translates as MIDLAFVRANLPVVEEKLRARGMDPAAALGDFGAIDRERREAITQVETLKARRNKLTEEIARLRKSGADASAQTEETRTLKAEVEALESRATLADERLQGILQTIPNLPQDDVPLGTDEHGNREEKLWGTKPAFDFTPKPHWELGEALNILDFNRAAKVSGSRFVIHFGAGARLERALANFMLDLHTREHGYTEVLPPYMVNSKSLFGTGQLPKFAEDLFHCDDKGPYTPGELQDGDHWLIPTAEVPVTNLLRDETLDEGQLSVSWCAYTPCFRSEAGSYGKDVRGMIRQHQFQKVELVKFTTPAKSNEEHEALTRHAETVLEKLGLPYRRMLLCTGDMGFASSKTYDLEVWLPGQGLYREISSCSNFLDFQARRANIRYRPAGAKKSEYLHTLNGSGLAVGRTYLAILENYQQADGSVRVPEALVPYMNGQTVITKQEHA
- a CDS encoding LolA family protein; protein product: MKKTFLTLLFAYLLSPLAASAQVKAGELDAVLRQMDAGSAKFKTAEADFQWDFYERVVKETTTQHGTIYFKKDGTKLEMGAKVLPPQAKFVAYKDGKLSLFDPGTHDLKLFAAGQNKAQYESLLTLGFGGSGSDLAKAWTITDLGNEQLSDGANTVTTTKLDLVSKDANGRNMFTHIVIWIDPARAISLKQQFFTPSGDYRTAIYTNIRYNQPVNAKPYQFKK